The Salinibaculum sp. SYNS191 genome has a window encoding:
- a CDS encoding SDR family oxidoreductase, with the protein MPDFQNRVAIVTGASSGIGEATARRFAEAGASVVVADVDADGGEGTVADIEDAGGEARFVQTDVSDPDDVDAMVETATDAYGRLDFAFNNAGIEGDNEPLADQPLDNFEQVIDVNLKGVFQAMRAEIPAMLADGEGAIVNTASIAGQVGFPNISPYTASKFGVIGLTKTAALEYSGEGLRVNAVCPGVIETPMVAGSDQETIDQAVAATPMGRLGQPREIGDPVVWLCSDEASFVTGEAMVVDGGYVSQ; encoded by the coding sequence ATGCCAGACTTTCAGAACCGAGTCGCGATTGTAACGGGAGCGAGTAGCGGCATCGGCGAGGCGACGGCCAGGCGCTTCGCCGAAGCGGGAGCGAGCGTCGTCGTCGCGGACGTCGACGCGGACGGCGGCGAAGGGACGGTCGCCGACATCGAGGATGCCGGCGGCGAGGCGAGGTTCGTACAGACAGACGTCAGCGACCCGGACGACGTCGACGCGATGGTCGAGACGGCGACGGACGCCTACGGCAGGCTCGACTTCGCGTTCAACAACGCCGGCATCGAGGGAGACAACGAACCGCTGGCCGACCAGCCGCTGGACAACTTCGAGCAGGTCATCGACGTCAACCTGAAGGGGGTCTTCCAGGCGATGCGAGCCGAGATTCCCGCGATGCTGGCTGACGGGGAGGGTGCAATCGTCAACACGGCGTCGATAGCCGGACAGGTCGGCTTCCCGAACATCAGCCCGTACACCGCGAGCAAGTTCGGCGTCATCGGGCTGACGAAGACCGCAGCCCTGGAGTACAGCGGCGAAGGGCTCCGCGTCAACGCCGTCTGTCCGGGCGTCATCGAGACGCCGATGGTCGCGGGGTCGGACCAGGAGACCATCGACCAGGCCGTCGCGGCGACGCCGATGGGACGGCTCGGACAGCCCCGAGAAATCGGCGACCCCGTCGTGTGGCTCTGCTCCGACGAGGCGTCGTTCGTCACCGGCGAGGCGATGGTCGTCGACGGCGGGTACGTGAGTCAGTGA
- a CDS encoding proteasome assembly chaperone family protein encodes MDTKSSFNVRVSSDDGETSTLVIGQAHYGMAGITAADYLVRHLDSTQVGHIAPEELPGITPFEEGVPRHHSRLYTLNGTGVAVLVGELFIPVDAARAFADAVLAFTEERGIGEIAVLHGVPFPHGPEEHDVFSVATPGYREMRLGDQSFDPLQGGFLDGVVGELVMRSLEDTAPETGAFITPTHPPGPDVEATLRLIEAVKRIYDVDVDETELRELGDQFREYYEQLTDRMKTMTEAEAAGGHDYPEDRMFM; translated from the coding sequence ATGGACACCAAGTCATCGTTCAACGTTCGCGTCTCGTCCGACGACGGGGAGACGTCGACGCTAGTCATCGGTCAGGCACATTATGGAATGGCGGGGATAACGGCGGCCGACTACCTCGTCCGACACCTCGACTCGACGCAGGTGGGCCACATCGCGCCGGAGGAGTTGCCCGGCATCACCCCGTTCGAGGAAGGGGTGCCACGCCATCACAGCCGATTGTACACGCTCAACGGGACGGGCGTGGCGGTACTCGTCGGGGAGCTGTTCATCCCGGTCGACGCGGCGCGGGCCTTCGCCGACGCAGTGCTCGCGTTCACCGAGGAGCGCGGCATCGGCGAAATCGCCGTCCTCCACGGCGTGCCGTTCCCGCACGGGCCCGAGGAACACGACGTGTTCTCCGTCGCGACGCCGGGCTATCGGGAGATGCGACTCGGGGACCAGTCGTTCGACCCGCTCCAGGGTGGCTTCCTCGACGGCGTCGTCGGCGAACTCGTCATGCGGAGCCTCGAAGACACGGCACCCGAAACCGGCGCGTTCATCACCCCGACACATCCACCGGGACCAGACGTCGAGGCGACGCTCCGACTCATCGAAGCCGTCAAGCGCATCTACGACGTCGACGTCGACGAGACGGAGTTGCGCGAACTCGGCGACCAGTTCCGCGAGTACTACGAGCAACTGACCGACAGGATGAAGACCATGACCGAGGCGGAGGCGGCTGGCGGCCACGACTACCCGGAAGACCGGATGTTCATGTAG
- a CDS encoding histone deacetylase family protein: MRFGHRAACLDHDPGPRHPESPNRVRAIRQALADADSAEYVAAEPATREQVLAVHDEDYVAEFQRFCANGGGSWDADTTAVERTWEAALASAGLAIWSARRAVAGDDGTRTPFSLGRPPGHHAPADDARGFCFLNNVAIAAQSVLDAGLADRVAIVDWDIHHGNGTQDIFYDRADVYYASIHERDSYPPSGYIHETGTGDGEGATLNIAFPAGTTHSAYLAALDEVVGPALERFDPDVVLVSAGFDGHEYDPISQQRISTDGYTLLAERVRSIATDCGAGLGFVLEGGYDLEMLAESVRAVDAFFERERPAEDSAAVLDGAREVIDRARKQVERV, from the coding sequence ATGCGATTCGGCCACCGCGCGGCGTGTCTCGACCACGACCCCGGGCCACGCCATCCCGAGAGCCCTAACCGGGTTAGGGCCATCCGGCAGGCGCTCGCAGACGCCGATAGCGCCGAGTACGTCGCCGCCGAGCCGGCCACCCGCGAGCAGGTGCTGGCCGTCCACGACGAGGACTACGTCGCCGAGTTCCAGCGGTTCTGTGCGAACGGCGGCGGAAGCTGGGACGCGGACACGACGGCGGTCGAACGCACCTGGGAGGCCGCGCTGGCGAGTGCGGGCCTCGCCATCTGGAGCGCCAGGCGGGCCGTGGCCGGCGACGACGGGACGCGCACCCCGTTCTCGCTCGGGCGACCGCCCGGACACCACGCGCCCGCGGACGACGCCCGCGGCTTTTGCTTTCTCAACAACGTCGCCATCGCCGCCCAGTCGGTCCTCGACGCCGGCCTCGCGGACCGGGTGGCAATCGTCGACTGGGACATCCACCACGGCAACGGCACACAGGACATCTTCTACGACCGGGCGGACGTCTACTACGCCTCGATACACGAGCGGGACAGCTACCCGCCGAGCGGGTACATCCACGAGACGGGCACCGGTGACGGGGAGGGGGCGACCCTGAACATCGCCTTCCCGGCCGGCACGACCCACTCGGCGTATCTGGCGGCGCTGGACGAGGTCGTCGGTCCGGCACTGGAGCGCTTCGACCCCGACGTCGTCCTCGTGAGCGCGGGCTTCGACGGGCACGAGTACGACCCGATATCCCAGCAGCGAATCTCAACCGACGGCTACACCCTCCTCGCCGAGCGGGTCCGCTCCATCGCGACGGACTGCGGTGCCGGCCTCGGGTTCGTCCTGGAGGGAGGGTACGACCTGGAGATGCTGGCGGAGAGCGTCCGCGCAGTCGACGCGTTCTTCGAGCGGGAGCGACCCGCCGAGGACTCCGCGGCGGTGCTCGACGGCGCGCGCGAAGTCATCGACCGCGCGCGCAAACAGGTCGAGCGGGTGTAG